The following nucleotide sequence is from Saccharothrix texasensis.
TCGTCGTACTCGCCGGACAGCAGCGTGCGGACCTCCAGCGAGGAGATCTCGTCGCGGAGCTTCGCGCGGTCGTTGTCGGCCTCGGCGAGGCTGCCCGCGTCACCTTCGTCCTCAGCCAGCTCGTACATGATCGACAGGTCGTCGAGGCGCTCGCGCAGGGTCGTGATGCGGCGCAGCTCGCCCTGCCGGTGCGAGAGCAGGCTGGTGACCTTCTGCGCCTTCTCCTGGTCGTCCCACAGGTCCGGCCGGGCCGCGGCCTGCTCCAGCTCCGCGACCTGGGCGCGCAGCGCATCGAGGTCCATGACCGCCTCGATGCTCGTGAGCGTGGCGGAGAGGTCCTTGATGTCTGCTTCGACGTCGGGATTCACGTCCCAAGATTACGCCGGCACCGGTCGCGGAGTGCGACCGGTGGGCGCGATTCAGGCCGTCGGGATGGCGTCGAGCAGCTTGAGCACCGCCTTGGCGTGCGCCAGGCCGAACTCGGCGACCGCCTTGGCGTAGGCGTCCTCCGCGGTCTTGGCGGCGATCTTCTGGGCCTCCTGGTGGGCGCCGTAGCTCGCGCGGGCGGAGTCCACGAGCCCTTGCCGCTGTTTTGCGGTCAGGGAGCCCGCGTGCACCAGCCGCAGGATCAGCGGGCTGCGCAGGTGGTCCGGTCCCGGCTCGGAGAGCAGCCAGTTCTTGAACGCCTTCTTGCCCGCCGCGGTCAGCACGTACTGCTGACTGGAGCGCGGGCCCTGCTTGCCGAGGCGAAGCAGGCCCGCGTCCGCCAACGCGGGCAGCTCGCGGTAGACCTGGCTGCGGGTGACGCTGAAGAACGCGCCGAAGCGCTCTCCGGCCTCAGCCACGAGCTGGCCACCGGTCTTGGGTCCGTCGTGCAGCAGCCCGAGCAGGGCGGCCGCCGTCGCATTCAGGTCCGACACCCCACCAACGGTGCCACGCTCACCGGCCGCTGTCCACAATGGTCAGCCGTTCTGTCCACTGTGGCTGATCACGGGCTAGTCGAGTTGGGCCAAGCGGAGCAACGCAAACATCGCTGCGTAACCGCCCGCTGATCAACGCCACGCGTTCGGCCTCTTGACCCGGTCTGTCCACGCCGAGTGGAAATCCATTGAGGCACAAGGGAAGCCGCACTTTGCGTTCACTCGAACGGCAGCGCGGCGTCACGCGCCGCTGCCACCCGGCTCCGCCCGCACCATCGGGCGATAGCACAACCCGGTGATGTCGTGCTCTCGACGTGGCAAACACGTCGGGTGGTGGGACCATTACGTCGGGTGTTCGTACGACTGGGAGGTCAGCTGTGGGCATCAAATGGACGACGGGGACGAAGGTAGTCCGCAACGCCCGCGCCTGGGCGTCCGGCACGATCCCGGAGCAGGCGGGCAAGGACGAGTGCATGGTGTGCGGCAAGCAGATCCGCAGGCACCGCACGGTCAGCGGCGAAGGCCGGGTGTGCTCCCTCACGTGCGCCCAGTACTGGGCCGAGAACATGACCTGAGCACGCGCAAGCGAAAGGCCCCCGGAGTCGTGACTCCGGGGGCCTTTCACGTGGTAGCGGGGACAGGATTTGAACCTGCGACCTCTGGGTTATGAGCCCAGCGAGCTACCGAGCTGCTCCACCCCGCGCTGTAAGGACAACTATACACGCCCTGAAAACCACTTTTCACCGGGGTCCCCCAACCTGCAAAACCCCAGCTCATCCAGCCGAAACGCCATCGCATTCCCGCTGCCGGCGCCGGTCGCGCTTCTCCGCCGGACTCGCACCGGACGGGGGCCCAAGGGCTACGCCCCGGTTCCCCGTCGTAAATGCGAAAAAGCCGTGTTCACGATCTCCGTGAACACGGCTTTCCCACTTTGTAGCGGGGACAGGATTTGAACCTGCGACCTCTGGGTTATGAGCCCAGCGAGCTACCGAGCTGCTCCACCCCGCGCTGCATTTAGAACTCTACGCCTGGGGTTAACCGGAATGCAAATCGGGTGGCCCGGAACGTGTCCCAGGCCACCCGATGGCGATATCAACGCAGGTCAGCCGGTCGGTGGCGGTGACGCCGAAGTCGTCGTCGGCGTCGTGGTCGGAGCCCCGGCGGCCGTGTTGAACCTCTTCGTGGCGTCGTCCAGCGCCTTGTAGGCGTTGCCGAGCTCGGCGAAGTCACCGCTGGACTGCGCCGCCTTCACCCGCGCGAGCGCCGCCTGGATGTCCCGCACGGCCTGCTGCAGCTCCGTGCCGCCCTGCCCGTCGTTGGGCGCCGTGGGCGTCGTGGACGGGGTCGAGGTCGGCGGCTGGCCGTTCGGGTCCGTCTGCGGCACCTGGGACGACGAGCCGGACAGGACCTCCTCCATCGCCTCGGCCAGGGTCGGCGCGTAGCCCACCTTGTCGCCGAAGCTCACCAGGACCTTGAACAACTGCGGGAACTGGGTGTTCTGGCTGGCCCGCTCGATGTAGATGGGCTCCACGTAGAGCAGGCCGCCGCCCACCGGCAGGGTCAGCAGGTTGCCGTAGACGACCTTCGTCTGCCGCTGGGCGAGCAGGTTCAGCTCACCGCTGACCTCGCCGTTGGTGAGGAAGGTGGTCTGGATCTGCTGCGGGCCCTTGACCTCGTTGTTCAGCGTCAGGACGCTCATCTTGCCGTAGTTGTCCGGGTCGGATCTGACCGTCACGTACGACGCCATGAACTCCCGGTTCAACCGCACCAGCGCGCTGGTCAGCTGGAAGCTCACCTTGTTCGCGTCCCCGGTCGGGTCGCCCGCCAGCACGTAGAACGGCGGCTGCCGGTCCCGCTGCTGCTGCACGCCCTGCTGCTGGGCCTCGACGGTGGTGGCGTTGTCGATGGTGGGGTCGGACGGCACGTCCCAGAACGAGACGCCGGAGTAGAAGTCACGCGGGTTGTCCACGTGGTACTCCGACAGCATCTCCCGCTGGACCTTGAACAGGTCCTCCGGGTAGCGCAGGTGCTCCTTCAGCGACTGCGACATCTCGCTGTTGGCCTTCACCGTGCCCGGGAAGACACCCATCCACGCCTTCAGCACCGGGTCCTGCGTGTCCATCTCGTACAGGGTCACCGTGCCGTCGTAGGCGTCCACAGTGGCCTTGACCGAGTTGCGGATGTAGCTGATCTCCCGGTTGGGCTGCTGCGCGACACCCGGCAGCGAGTCGTTCGTGGCGTCGCCCAGCGCCGTGCGGCGCGCGTACGGGTAGTTGTCGAGCGTGGTGTAGCCGTCGACGATCCACGTGATGCGGCCGTCCACCACGGCCGGGTACGGGTCGCCGTCCACGGTCAGCCACGGCGCTACGGCCTCGACCCGGTCGCGCGGGTGGCGGTTGAAGATGATCCGCGAGTCGTCGCCGATGGCCGAGTTGAACAGGATGTTCCGCTCGCCGTAGGCGGCGGCGAAGACCATCTTGTTGAACAGGCCGCCGATGCGGACGCCGCCCTTGCCGCCGTAGGTGTAGGACGAGCCGTCGGTGTCGTACTCGCCGGGAGCGCCCTCGCCGCGGCCGCCGACGATGGCGTAGTCGGCCGGGCTGCCCAGCTCACCGAAGTAGGTGCGCGGCTGCTCCACGCCGAACGGGCCGGGCTGGACCTTGCCGTCCTGGCCGACCTGCGCCACCTCGAACACCGGGTAACCGCCGTTGCCGCCCTCGTCGGCGGGCGAGTTCACCTTGCTGGCCTCGGCGAACACCATGCCGTTGCCGTGGGTGTAGATGAGGTGCTGGTTGATCCAGTCGCGCTGACCCTGCGGGATGCCGGCGGTGTGGAGCTCGCGGACCGCGACGATGTAGTCCTGGAGCTGCTTGTCCTTTGTGTACCGGTCGACGTCCAGCTTCTCCGGGAACGCGTAGAACGGCCGCAGCTGCTGGAACTGGGTGAACGTCTTGGAGATGACCGCCGGGTCGAGCAGCCGGACGTTGCCGACCGTCGCCTGGTCGTTCTTCAGCTCGTCCAGCGACACGTTCTGCTTGCCCGCGTACGGCTTGCTCTCCACCTTGTCCGCGGTCAACCCGAAGGCCTGCCGGGTGGCCTCGATGTTGCGGCCGATGGGTTCGGCCTCCTTCTCGATGGCGTTCGGCCGCACCGAGAACTGCTCCAGCACGGCGGGCCACGCGGCGCCGACCAGGATCGAGGACAGCACCAGCAGCACGGTCGCGATCGCCGGCAGCTGCAGGTTGCGCAGCACCGCGCCGGTGAAGAAGGCGATGGCGCAGAACACCGCGATGAACAGCAGGATCAACTTGGCGGGCAGCACCGCGTTGAGGTCGGTGTAGCTCGCGCCGTCGAACTTGTCGTTGCGGTCGGAGAACAGCAGCATGTACCGGTCGAAGAAGTACGCGACCGCCTTGAGCAGGATGAACACGCCGGCGACGATCGCCAGGTGGGTGCGGGCGGGCCCCGAGAGCTGACCGCCGCGGCCCGCCAGCCGGATGCCGCCGAACAGGTAGTGCGCCACGACCGCGGCCACGAACGCGACCGCCGTGGCGACGAACAGCCACCCGAGCACCCACGTGTAGAACGGCAGCTGGAACGCGTAGAAGCCGATGTCGTGGCCGAACTCGGGGTCGTTCACCCCGAACGACGTGGCGTTGAAGAACAGCTGGACTTCGCGCCAGTCGCCCTGGGCCGAGGTGCCGGCGATGAGGCCGACCAGCACCGGCAGGCCGATGGCGAACAGCTTCATCCGCTTGCTGACGACCGCGCGGTAGCGGGCCACCGGGTCGTCGGGCCCGGACACCGGCACGAAGACCGGCCGGGAGCGGTAGGCGAGGATCAGGTTGATCGCGACGAGACCGCCGACCAGCAGACCCACGGCGAAGAACAACCCGAACCGGGTCGCGAGCACCGTGCCGTAGACGCTGCGGAAGCCGACCTCACCGAACCAGAGCCAGTTGACGTAGGTGCCGAGCAGCCTTGAGCCGGTGATCAGACCGACCAGGACCACCGCACCGACGATGAGCAGAATCCGGCTGCGACGGGACAGCCTGGGCAGTCCGACCGGGGGCCGTGTGGCCACGGGGCACGCTCCTGGATCGCGGTAGTGGCGTTCGTACGTTCTGTCCAACTCTACGGAGGCCGCCCGAGGTTCCCCGTTCGGTCTTGTCTTCGCATCTGATTGTCGACGCGGCCGGGGCAGGTGCGACCATGGCGGGCGTGTCAGCCAGTGAAACGCCACCCGTGGTGCTGCCCGAGGTCGCCCGCGAGGTCGAGGAGTTCGTGTCCACCGCCGGGTGGAACCAGCCGACCCAGCTGTTCGCGCTGGTGCCGACGGCCGAGCTGTTGGCGCAGCAACCCGAGCTGGCGGGCCAGCTCGACCCCGCCGCCTCGCCGTTGACGCCGATCGCGCAGGACTCGCTGCCCGACGACGAGCTGGACCGGGCGCTGGCGGGCATCGTCTGGCCCGACGTCGTGCACGGGTGCGCGTTGGCGCAGGAGATCGTCGTGCTGCCGCCGGACGCGGAGGCCGAGCTGACCGAGCAGGAGCTGGACGACGAGCAGGCGCGCAGGTTCGCCGCCGAGCACCCCCAGCGCCGGGAGGCGCGGCTGGTGGCGGCGGTGCTGCGGGACGGCTCGGCGGCGTGCGTGCTGCGGCTGCGCGGCAGCGTGGAGGTGCCCGAGGAGGTCGTGGCGCACCCCGAACTGGCCCCGAACCTCACCCGCGCCCTGCTGGAGACCCTCCGGCCGTGAGGGTGTCGGACGGTGTTTGATGGCGCCGCCTCCGGCGTCGCGGCGAGGTCGCCGGGAAGTCGATCGTTCGCGCCCTGATTCGCGACGATCGAAAAGCGTGATCGCCGCGAATGAGGACGCGAACGATCGACGCGACCTCGCGGGGTCGGTGCGGGGGTACGAGGTGCGGAGGGCGAGAGGCGGAGCGAGGGGGGCGAGGCGGAGCAGTGGCTAGCAGCTCGGGGCGTCGCCGCCCTTGCTCAGCGACTCCAGGGACTGCACGGCGTCGTCCAGCTTCTCGACCTTGACCAGGCGCATGCCCTCCGGGGCGTGCTGCTTCGCCTCTTCGCAGTTGCCCGCGGGCACGAGGAACACGGTGGCGCCGCCTTCCCGGGCGGCGACCATCTTGAACCCGATGCCGCCGATGCGGCCGACCTGCCCCTTGTCGTCGATCTCGCCGGTGCCCGCGACGGACTGGCCGCCGTTCAGCTCGCCGGGGGTGAGCTTGTCGACGATCGACAGCGCGAACAGCAGGCCCGCCGACGGTCCGCCGACGTCGGTCAGGCTGATCTTGATCTCGAACGGCACGTCCGCGCGGTCCAGCGGCAGCACGCCGAGGAAACCGGTCTCGCGGCCGTCGGTGCGGCCGAGGGTGACGGTGGCGGTCCTGCGCTCGGACTTGCGCTCGAAGGTCAGGGAGATCCGGTCGCCCGGCTTCGTGCTCTCCAGCGCCGCGCGCACGTCGTCGGCCGTGGTCACCTGCTTGCCGTTGACCTCCAGCAGCCGGTCGTCCGGCTCGAGCACGGTGGCGGCCGCGGTGTCGTTGGTGATCTCGGCGGCGACGACCTTCATCGGGTAGTCCAGGTAGCTCAGCGCGGCCACCTCGGCGCTGCTCTGCGAGTCCTGGAACGCCTTCACGTTCTGGTCGCGGACCTGCTGCTCGGACTCGCCGGGCCGGAAGAACTCCTCGCGCGGCGCCAGCGCGTACCGGCCGCTGATCCACAGGCCGAGCGCGCCGAACAGCGACACGTCGTCGGTGAGCGACACCGTGGTCATGGTGAGGTGGCCGCCGGTCGGGAACGTCTCCTGACCGTCCACCTTCACCACGTCACCGCCGTTGACCTGGCCCAACGTGTCGTAGGTCGGCCCGGGACCGAGGGCGACGTACGGCACGCGGGCGAACCCGCCGAGCAGGCCGAGCGCCAGCACGACCGTGAGGCTGACCACGAGGGTCCACGTCCGCCGGGTCAGGCCGCGCCGCGGCGCGTGCGGTGGGGGTGGTGCCTGGTCCACGGCGGTGTCGGTGCCTTCGGTCACGCCAGACAGGGTACGACCACGGCGTCACGCTGCCGGCGAACCGGTCCCACGCGGGGCTGCCGCGCCGCGTACCGTGGACCCATGAGTGACCTGCCCTTCGGGTTCAGCCCGCAGGACCCCGACGACCGCGACCGCAAACCCGGGGACCAAGGGGAGAACCCCTTCGACTTCAACCAGCTCGGCGCGATGCTGAGCCAGCTCGGTGCGATGTTCAGCAACTCGGGCACGTCGGCCGGGCCGGTCAACTACGACCTCGCGAAGCAGATCGCGCTGCAGCAGCTCGCCGGCAAGGGCGGCACCGGGTTCGGCCCGGACCAGAGCGGCCCGGTGGCCGACGCCGTGCACCTGGCGGAGATGTGGCTCGACCCGGTGACGTCGCTGCCCGCGGGCGCCCGCACGTCCCAGAGCTGGAGCGCGCGCGACTGGGTGGAGCGCACGTTGCCGACGTGGCAGCGGCTGTGCGACCCGGTGGCCCAGCGCGTGTCCGGCGCCTGGGTCGACGCGATGCCCGCCGAGGCCAAGGAGGCCGCCGGACCGCTGCTGTCGATGCTCGGCCAGATGGGCGGCATGGCGTTCGGCTCGCAGCTGGGCGGCGCGTTGGCGCAGCTCGGCGCGGAGGTGCTGACGTCGACCGACGTGGGACTGCCCCTCGGGCCCGAGGGCACGGCGGCGTTGCTGCCCGACAACATCGAGAAGTTCACCGAGGGCCTGGAGCGGCCGACCAGCGAGGTGCTGGTGTTCCTGGCCGCGCGCGAGGCGGCTCACCAGCGGCTGTTCAGCCACGTGCCGTGGCTGCGGCAGCGGCTGCTGGACACGGTGGAGGAGTTCGCCCGCGGCATCACCGTCGACACCTCGGCGCTGGAGCAGCTGGCCGGCCAGATCGACCCGGCCAACCCGGCGAGCATCGAAGAGGCGATGAAGTCGGGGATGCTCGAACCCCAGACCACGCCCGAGCAGAAGGCCGCGCTGACCCGCCTGGAGACGTTGCTGGCCCTGGTCGAGGGCTGGGTCGACGTGGTGGTGAACGAGGCGGTCGGCGAGCGGCTGCCCGGCGCCGACGCGCTGCGGGAGACGCTGCGCAGGCGGCGTGCGTCCGGCGGGCCGGCGGAGCAGACGTTCGCCACGCTGGTCGGCCTGGAGCTGCGGCCCCGGCGCCACCGCTCCGCGGCGGCGCTGTGGAAGCTGCTCACCGACCAGCACGGCATCGAGCAGCGCGACAGCGTCTGGGAGCACCCCGACCTGGTGCCCACGGCGGAGGACCTGGACGACCCGATGGAGTTCGCCGAGCGGTTCGGCCAGACGCGCAAGGCGCTGGAGGACCCGATGGCGGAGCTGGAGCGCACGCTGCGTGACGCGGACGGGTCCGGCGAGGGCGGCGGCAAGGGCGGCGAGCCGAAGAAGGACGAGGAGTAACCCCCTCGGCCGTCTTCAGTCTTCCTCGGTGATCCCGAGGCCCGCCGCGGCGGAGAGGCCTTCCAGGTACCCGATGGCGCGTTCCGCCTTCGGGTACCTGTGCACGAGCAGCCAGAAGTCCTTGCCGTGGCCGGGCACCTCCAGGTGCGCCAGCTCGTGCACCAGCACGTAGTCGAGCACCCACGCGGGCACGTCGCGCAGCCGTTCGCTGATCCTGATCGTGCCCTCGCTCGGCGTGCACGACGCCCACCTCGTGCGCATCGGCGGCACCCACCGCACGCTGCTCGGCTGCAGGCCGTCCAGGTACTTCTCCGCCAGCTCCTCGCACCGCGCCAGCAGGGCCGCGTCCGACGTGCGCGTGGGCGAGCGCCTGCGGGTCTCGCTGCGCTGCAGGCGGCTGAGCATCTCCGCCACCCAGTGCTTCTCCTCGCTCTTGCTCATGCGAGCCGGCAGCAGGACGACGACCGTGTCCCCCTCGCGGTACGCGCTCACCATGCGACGGCGCCGGGCGCTGCGCCGCACCTCCACCTGCGGTTCGGGCATGGCGTTCACGGTAAGGCCAGGGACCGACAATCCGCGGCGGCCAAGCGGCGGTCTGTGGAGGGACGTACCGACAGGTTCCACCGAAAGGCGGCTGGACACGCTCGACGCGGCGTGCAGCGGAGGCGCGTTCCCGGAGGTAGCGTTCAGCGCAACCCCCGAGTGTGGCGCAGATCGCTCCGCACTCTCGAAGCGAGGAGGAAGCCGTGGCCGAGACCTACAACGGCTACTGCGTCAAGTGCCGTGAGAAGCGCGACTTCACGGGCGAGGTGCACGAGAGCAACAACCGCAGGATGGCCAAGGGAAAGTGCCCGGTCTGCGGAACCACGGTGACCCGGATCCTCGGCAAGGCGAAGGTCTGATCGAGGACGGGCGGCCGGGCCCCTCGCGGGCGTCCGGCCGCTCGTCAAGGCCCTTCGCGGCCTCTGTGGACAACCGGCACGCCTGTGGACAGGCGTTTTGCCGGACCGGCCGTCACGGGCAGGCTGCCGTCGTGGAGCTACCCAACCGCCCCAGGGTCCTGCCCGGCCTGCCGCTGCTGCGCCGCCGGGACGACGTGGTGCAGATCGGCACCGACCCGCGGCACGCGATGCTCGTCGAGGACGTGCCGGAGCCGATGGCCTCTCTGCTGCTCGGCCTCAACGGTCGACACACCCTCACCGACCTGCGGGAACGCCTCGCCGGTCACGGTCGGCAGGCCGCCG
It contains:
- a CDS encoding zinc-dependent metalloprotease; the protein is MSDLPFGFSPQDPDDRDRKPGDQGENPFDFNQLGAMLSQLGAMFSNSGTSAGPVNYDLAKQIALQQLAGKGGTGFGPDQSGPVADAVHLAEMWLDPVTSLPAGARTSQSWSARDWVERTLPTWQRLCDPVAQRVSGAWVDAMPAEAKEAAGPLLSMLGQMGGMAFGSQLGGALAQLGAEVLTSTDVGLPLGPEGTAALLPDNIEKFTEGLERPTSEVLVFLAAREAAHQRLFSHVPWLRQRLLDTVEEFARGITVDTSALEQLAGQIDPANPASIEEAMKSGMLEPQTTPEQKAALTRLETLLALVEGWVDVVVNEAVGERLPGADALRETLRRRRASGGPAEQTFATLVGLELRPRRHRSAAALWKLLTDQHGIEQRDSVWEHPDLVPTAEDLDDPMEFAERFGQTRKALEDPMAELERTLRDADGSGEGGGKGGEPKKDEE
- a CDS encoding YlbL family protein, which codes for MTEGTDTAVDQAPPPPHAPRRGLTRRTWTLVVSLTVVLALGLLGGFARVPYVALGPGPTYDTLGQVNGGDVVKVDGQETFPTGGHLTMTTVSLTDDVSLFGALGLWISGRYALAPREEFFRPGESEQQVRDQNVKAFQDSQSSAEVAALSYLDYPMKVVAAEITNDTAAATVLEPDDRLLEVNGKQVTTADDVRAALESTKPGDRISLTFERKSERRTATVTLGRTDGRETGFLGVLPLDRADVPFEIKISLTDVGGPSAGLLFALSIVDKLTPGELNGGQSVAGTGEIDDKGQVGRIGGIGFKMVAAREGGATVFLVPAGNCEEAKQHAPEGMRLVKVEKLDDAVQSLESLSKGGDAPSC
- a CDS encoding PadR family transcriptional regulator, with amino-acid sequence MSDLNATAAALLGLLHDGPKTGGQLVAEAGERFGAFFSVTRSQVYRELPALADAGLLRLGKQGPRSSQQYVLTAAGKKAFKNWLLSEPGPDHLRSPLILRLVHAGSLTAKQRQGLVDSARASYGAHQEAQKIAAKTAEDAYAKAVAEFGLAHAKAVLKLLDAIPTA
- a CDS encoding DUF5679 domain-containing protein — encoded protein: MAETYNGYCVKCREKRDFTGEVHESNNRRMAKGKCPVCGTTVTRILGKAKV
- a CDS encoding M48 family metallopeptidase, which codes for MPEPQVEVRRSARRRRMVSAYREGDTVVVLLPARMSKSEEKHWVAEMLSRLQRSETRRRSPTRTSDAALLARCEELAEKYLDGLQPSSVRWVPPMRTRWASCTPSEGTIRISERLRDVPAWVLDYVLVHELAHLEVPGHGKDFWLLVHRYPKAERAIGYLEGLSAAAGLGITEED
- a CDS encoding PPA1309 family protein; its protein translation is MAGVSASETPPVVLPEVAREVEEFVSTAGWNQPTQLFALVPTAELLAQQPELAGQLDPAASPLTPIAQDSLPDDELDRALAGIVWPDVVHGCALAQEIVVLPPDAEAELTEQELDDEQARRFAAEHPQRREARLVAAVLRDGSAACVLRLRGSVEVPEEVVAHPELAPNLTRALLETLRP
- a CDS encoding UPF0182 family protein, with translation MATRPPVGLPRLSRRSRILLIVGAVVLVGLITGSRLLGTYVNWLWFGEVGFRSVYGTVLATRFGLFFAVGLLVGGLVAINLILAYRSRPVFVPVSGPDDPVARYRAVVSKRMKLFAIGLPVLVGLIAGTSAQGDWREVQLFFNATSFGVNDPEFGHDIGFYAFQLPFYTWVLGWLFVATAVAFVAAVVAHYLFGGIRLAGRGGQLSGPARTHLAIVAGVFILLKAVAYFFDRYMLLFSDRNDKFDGASYTDLNAVLPAKLILLFIAVFCAIAFFTGAVLRNLQLPAIATVLLVLSSILVGAAWPAVLEQFSVRPNAIEKEAEPIGRNIEATRQAFGLTADKVESKPYAGKQNVSLDELKNDQATVGNVRLLDPAVISKTFTQFQQLRPFYAFPEKLDVDRYTKDKQLQDYIVAVRELHTAGIPQGQRDWINQHLIYTHGNGMVFAEASKVNSPADEGGNGGYPVFEVAQVGQDGKVQPGPFGVEQPRTYFGELGSPADYAIVGGRGEGAPGEYDTDGSSYTYGGKGGVRIGGLFNKMVFAAAYGERNILFNSAIGDDSRIIFNRHPRDRVEAVAPWLTVDGDPYPAVVDGRITWIVDGYTTLDNYPYARRTALGDATNDSLPGVAQQPNREISYIRNSVKATVDAYDGTVTLYEMDTQDPVLKAWMGVFPGTVKANSEMSQSLKEHLRYPEDLFKVQREMLSEYHVDNPRDFYSGVSFWDVPSDPTIDNATTVEAQQQGVQQQRDRQPPFYVLAGDPTGDANKVSFQLTSALVRLNREFMASYVTVRSDPDNYGKMSVLTLNNEVKGPQQIQTTFLTNGEVSGELNLLAQRQTKVVYGNLLTLPVGGGLLYVEPIYIERASQNTQFPQLFKVLVSFGDKVGYAPTLAEAMEEVLSGSSSQVPQTDPNGQPPTSTPSTTPTAPNDGQGGTELQQAVRDIQAALARVKAAQSSGDFAELGNAYKALDDATKRFNTAAGAPTTTPTTTSASPPPTG